A region of the Melanotaenia boesemani isolate fMelBoe1 chromosome 6, fMelBoe1.pri, whole genome shotgun sequence genome:
TAACAATAGAGTTTatgtttaaaaccatttttggaATTTGTCCctgtaaatacaataaatatcccagtaaaaataaaataaataaataaataataataatcacacatGGGCATGATCAGATTGGAAATCAGAAAACCAACTAAGTCAAAATAATATCAAAGTAATAGTCTCACAGCCATATAAATGTATTCAGTGAATCCTTCCCTTTATGCACTAACAAAACAGTGCTAACTAAGCACATGAAAATACTGCAGGAAAAATGGTTTACTCCAaggattgtctttttttttttttagttttaaatcttGATATATGTTTAATGAGTACTCGtggtactgtgtgtgtgtgttctggaaATGTTCCAGAAAGGCATCAAGAAAATATTCAGTAATACTATGTTAATATAATCAATAAcacgcttttttttttcttgtgtttactctctcctttcttttgccCCTAACCCTTCTTGACAGGTCCAGTAAtaatatgtaaattaaattcagtaaaaataaagaataataattaattatcaGAAGGGGCCtgatatccataaagctcctcttggcaaagcaagtTTGTCCGGCACAACAgagcagccaccaccatcaccaacaccagcattctgcttgctatgatgctggacaagacaagttaaaaaaataaaaataaaataaataatactagAATGAGGTGTCACTCTTTTCCTCGTGCCTTGTGTGGTTAGACAGAAAACTGTGTATCCCACGCAAATACGTGCTTGCCTGGACTAGCCCAGTGGGACACACTATGAGTCATTCATCCAGAACATGACAACTACCAGCCCACAAACTGTCAGGAGCAGAGCAGCCTGCTTCAACATTCATCAGTCAGATATGAGAAGCATCACTGATGACTAACCGGAAATTGTAAAGCCACCTTTGCCACACTAGGAGAAAGACAGTTGGGAGTGTATCATACAACCCATCACACCCAGCAATTTGAGGCTGGAGCCTGTACTGGAGCATGAAGCCAAGCAGAGTGGGAAATTAGCACAAGCCACTAGTTTCATTTGAGCATAATATGAAAGCAGCTCGTAGatttaagataaaatatatttaccATGTTAATATGACTATTTGTCTTTGCCTTGCAGATGTTCACAATCAAAGGAAATATATTTCCTTGCATTCAAGCATTTGTGCACCAATGTAGTATCCATACTTAGGGTTAAAACCACTATACATCAATGCTTGGGTCttaagcagaaagaaaaaaagagagagaaaaaaagaaaaagaaaacagtacacAAATTCAGCCTGATCTAGCATACATTTCAGTTATATCCACCAGCACACTCTCGGGTTTTATCCCTCTCCCCTTTTACAGTACAGTCCATAAATCTTAGATATTAATTTCTAGAGTGCTGGTTAAGTTCCATAACTCTCATTTCCGATTTTTCAGTCAATAAAGCAACCAGGATATACATTTACATTGAACAGAGACGTGCTTGAGCCTGTCATTTCCAGGTGTTTTCCCACTTTGTAAAAGACAGCCATGGAGAGAAAAGGGGAGAGGGGGGCATGAATTTATCTAGTTTTGAGTTAAGACAGGTTTGTCAGTTTAGCTCGAGGAAAATTTGTGACAGCATGTTTTACCATTTCTATTTGAAGATAAAACATTCTAATTACAATTCAGAATTTCACTGCGCAAGTAGTCCTGCGTGGATGAGAAATTCAGGCCAGGTCCGATTTTGATTTAAATGTCAACACTGTAAGCTAAAGGATGAACAGATTTGAGGACTTGACTGGACGCCTGAACTTGGCTTGAATACACAAAGTATTGCTGAATATCACCTACCCGTGTATTAGTTCCTTATATCTTATGTAAACACCATTGCTTCCTGGGAAAATTTTGTTCatgggtttctttttcttttctttttttaaagtggatTAGTCTATATCACTTTCAGCTTATTTTTCGCATAAAACATCCACATGCTccaataaaggaaaaaaacaaacaaaaagacatatACAATTAATATAATCTACTTGAAAAACAATGTCGTCATTACCTAATGCATTAGGGAAATAGTTCCACAAATAACTGATACGGAATAATTTAGGGAAAAAAAGTCAACCGAACAAAACCTAACGTTACGGAGGTTTGCCTTTCCCAAACGTATTTTAACGGctctttatttttgtgtgcttgtgtggcCATAAAGGAAAGACAAATATGTCGAAGGTCTCGTTGCCTAGTTTacgtgtaaaagaaaaatacaatttaaagcTACTTACTTTTTCACCGATAAACCCAGTCGTCAGCCCAACGAGGAAAAACAACCACAGACTCCTCATCTTGGTGACcatagaaagaagaaaaagcacgaaagaaaaaataactactaaaaaataatataaaaaaaactaatacagGGCTAATTATTCGTCACGTTTACGTTAGTAATTTTCGGACACTTTGTTAACCACCGTCCGAGCCGACCACAGCTCTCGAACTCGTTGTGAGAAGTTGGCTTGTGGAGTTGTTTAGATTGGCCGTGCGGCGTGGCTAAACGATGACGTCACCACGGAAGAAGGGGGCGTTCAACACGCACAACAGATTTTCTATAAATGAAACATAcattatttgattaattattttcagTATCTTATCACGTCTTAAAAAAACGTTAAATAAGAGAATCAATGATAATGAGCTTCTTTACGGATCCTCAGACATAtctgaaagtaaagaaaaaaaaaaaaactagaatagAATTCAATTAACATCTATATTcaatcatatttttttccaacatgAAGTTTACTTCAGATAAGGGACATAGAAATTACAAAACAGATTAATGCTGAGGGAGAGACTAGTGATACCTGGAGACATGGCACAACCTAGTGGTAAATGTCAGTCACagcaacagaataaaacaactCTTAAAGTGAATGACGTGTGTACCTATGTCTTGATTTCTTTGTACCAATATACTTTTATCTTGCTTTTTGTAAACCTTCCACATTCACTAGTAAACTTCATACATATTATTTACATGCAGTTTACTATAGTATAATTTAGTTTTGATCAAATTAGTGAGCTGGCCTTGTACAAAACTTGTTTACATGTACGAGTAGCGCaagactgatttgttttttagttaTGACTCCTCAAATGAAGCCAAATTTATTCAACATCTGTTGCATAATTTGAGCTGATATATGCAAGGTTTTCCTCAGTGTCCGGCATTTTGCAACCGCCTCTGtgcaatcaaactttatttataaagcacttatTATTCAACAGCAGTGCAAAAAAGTGCtttaagtaataaaaacaaattttgtaCATAAAAGACATAGACTCAAGTAATAAACAAAGTTCAAGAACACACACCGGATCATAGTCTTTTTCACACACATCACACTCACACAGTGAACATATACAACCCCTACCCCTTGCTGCACAAATATAAACTCTGACTTCTAGTTTCTATTTCTTTAActgaaacaacataaaaacataagtgGTGATAAACAtgtggcttgatgctgctgtgagaaaACAATATATTGGGGATCACAGACCACTGAGTGAATTACCACAGGAACTGCCCAGATCAGGGAAGGCCAGGGCCTGCACCACTGCCAGGACTGTAGTGCAGGGCCCCCTCAAACCCCCTGACCAGGGCAATCCCCACAGCAATGACCCCACAAATCAAGTAGGCATAGCCTCaatgtggaggatccccatgaggaaaacaatgCAGTTGAAAAGtagaaaatagaataaatcgaaaaagaaaaaaaaactctaaactGAACCtttgataaacattttagtaacagtttttaattatttaaagcaGCATTCAAGTTACACTCCAAAGTCTTCCTTCATTGCAGATGTACATGTCTCCACTGTGCTTTCACCTTTAACATTCATAATACCAACAAGTCTATAATATCTGTGAGGTGATACTATAACTTCCCGTATGAAGACCATCTAacgttttaattttcttttgtcttttttaaactgaataaaaactcaGAACACAGCTCATAAACACTCTTCAGAGTTGCCTAACAACATTTCCTGTGCATTACTGCTTTTAATGATTTGTGATGATAATCACACCTCATACCAGGTCATAATCTGATAGTCTTGATTTCCAGAAGATTGTTGCACACTGTAACCACcctgattttaaaaacagaaggcAACTTCATCCATACATGCTGCATACAGACATAACACTTAACATtagacacatatttaaaagtttttgattaatttaaataatagaaCTTTACTACAGAAACAATATTCATTATTATGAAATGGACAGTCAAACTGCAGAGCGATAGTAATGTTTCAGCTCCAGTACTACCCCTCACCCACACAGCCCCAAACCCAGCAATGACAGACTGCAACATTCTGTGCTCACTTGTTCTGTctacatgaaagaaaaacttaaaacgTCCAATTAGAGAGAGATGCAGATGCAGACATAACATGGAGTCTTCAGAAACCTGGATGCAGTCTCAGCCTTGGTTGTGGGTATGAGACTAACACAAAGAGGTGTTTTAGCCTTTTCTAAAGCATTCAAGAGGGCTGCAGATATGAGACCATCGTCTGAGTCATTTTACACTGGacttcatctgactccaggtttGACGTTTCTCTTCCAAACTGGAGGGATCTGTAtcataagaagaagaaatgatcttttaaacaaattaatgtgGCACTGGTGAAATTTTGCTtactactgtgtgtttgtgttaccgGTGGAAGAACTGAAGGCTCTAGATGTCGccctaaaaatgacaaaagtcgTCTCCATATAAGCCCACTGCCCAAGAACATGAAGCCTGTTACCAGCCAGAAAGCACGAGGGTCCTATGAGAAACATGGACAggtccacacatacacatgcgTTAATACGCATATGAAAAAAACTGCTTGCAGCAACATCATCACAACAAAAATAGTTCtcataattaaaagcaattaTCAAACTCTAGTAGTACAACTATTTTGCAGAAAAATATCTCACATCTTCAAAGGCTGTTGTCAGATTCATCCCAAAGGCCACTCCTATCAGACCGAACAGAGTAAGGGAGAAGGAACCCATCGTAAGCTGCAGATTCAATCGCATCATCACATTACGGTGGCTACGACGACATAGAAATAAACAAGTCACTTTATTTCAAAACAATGCTAAATATTTTCCCTCTGAATTATTTTTTAGTAACAAAGGGAAACCGTAACTAAAGATTATGTATTGACAGAGTACAGTCAGAGTATACCTGTCTAGATTGATAAAGATGACACTCTCTGAGTCGTCTATCAGTCCTTTCAGTTCTCTGGCCTTGTTCCCCAGCTCCTCCGCCTGTAGGTTACAATATGAACACTTCAACAGTCCAAATGCAAACTTGTAATGCATAGTAAACGAACAAAAGCATCAAAAAGCCACTGATTGATCCTTTAAATTTCcatcacaaataaaaactaaaacaggtCAGCTGTCCTGAATGTATCATGGAGCATTCATCTGTTTggcatttgttttcatttttattatttctggtAACATTAACACTACCTGCATGTAGTAATTCTCCAGCAGAAGTTCCATCTCTTCAGCGTGGTCAATACCCAAACTGCTCTCCTCACTAAAAAGCAGGTAGAGATGAAAACCTTAAAGCTCGTTAAAGCTCCTGCAGAGatctgagtgattaagaccAACTAAACGTCAACCTTTAAAATATCCAGAAAAAAACCAATGAAAGTTTAACATATACAGCGAAGTTTTGCTGTGTGAGGGGAGGAATGAGGACATAATGAGCAAATAGTTGTCAAACACATGGCAATAATGATACTAATTCTTGGGACAAATACATTTGCTGCctgaaaagcaaaatatttttcttttgactcACAAAGCAGCTTTGAGCCACACAtgagttttgtttcacaaaaagaaaataatcagtcAGGGTATCTGTTGTCCTGTGAAAGTTAAGTTTATGTGATAACTATATTTTGTCATCATATGACAGTGTGACACCTGTAAAAGGAACGTGACTCTGGATCAGAAAATTAAaggttgaaaaaaagaaaaaaaaaaaaccactcagttttttattttctcatatcTAATATTGCGTACTGTGACATCACAGGTGTGAGTTAATAATGAAATTATGCAACATGCAAATGAGaatatgaatgaaataaacTAACTGCAGATTTTTGTAACACCATAATCTAAACACTGTCTTATTcagaaaaagaccaaaaacagCAGAAGTATTATTATGCAGGGAAACAGAGCTTGTGCTTGTACAAGATAATAAGTAGGTATAATAAATGAGTAGGAAAGTCAAAGTGCTGACTCTTATCCACTAAAAAATATTGTGGAAGATACCTGAAGTGTGCAATTCAAGTAAGGGAAACCCACCAGCAAGCTCTCTAAAAAAAATGGACTAAAATTCATTCTAGCTGAAGTGATGGGACCTACCAACAGGCCAGCCTAGCTCTGCCACTTACAGATAAGTAGCTGCATGTAGTGTAATGTTTCGACTGTATGGCATGTGCTTTGTCTGCTTCATTGGGTTAATTTGATCTACTTTCAGAATTTGCATTAAAATTAAGATGATGAAAATTATATGATGAATTTCAGTCATATTTAGACAGAAATATAGACTACCAGAGTAAACTCAACACCCAACTCTGCAACTGGACTCAAGACTTCCTGACAGAAAGACTGCAGCCAGTGCGCATCAGCAGGAGAAAATCAGGCACTCTAACTTTGAGAACATGCACACCCCCAAGGCTACATGTTTTTAACCCACTGGTGCTCATGTTTTTATGGTGGGTACATCTCTGTCCATCAACACCAACTCTTGTGAAAAATGCACAACTTTACTTCCTACTAAAACTGAGAACAGCAAGCCCTCCATTACTACCTCTTTCTACAGAGGAACTGCAGATAGCCTCCTCATCTGCTACATTACTGTGTTGTGGTAACAGGGCTACACCAGAATGCAATACCTCACAACACAGTGAGAGGATCATAGAgctctccctctcctcctcctgtgaAATCAAGGGGTTCTACACCAAATTCCCTGCTCCTGCACAATATTAAGTCAGAATACAGTTTTGTTCTTCTGTACACATGTATCTTGTAATGGTTCTAACGAGTTTACAACTTTAAAACTCCACTTCATTTCTGCAAGCCAAAAGCTTAATCATTAACTTAACCTAAACTCTGACCTTAGTCAATgagtacaaaaaacaaaaaacattatctGAAGGGGAGGAGAATATCCCTTCAAAGAGGAAGCAGAGTTTTACCTCTTGGGGTTTATCAAAGTCTTGTCTTGATGTTATGATGCAACTGATTGGCTTTATGGACATTAAGAAACTGTCAGAATTCATGTCTGTGAATTTGAGTGAAGGTGCAACATACAAAACCCTTGGGTCCGTCCACTTTGTGAGACAGAGCTCCTCAATGATCTCGTCCTCATCCAGGATCTTCAACAAGGAGTCCTTAAAAACTTTTATGTCTGTTTCCAACTCTGATAAACTGTCAGCCACAAGAGAGAGAGGCAGACAAAGaacatgtaaatatataaatgtttgaGTCTAGCAAAGTTTTatatcagtggttcccaacctattttccttgaggacccgcttcatgcaaatactaaagaGCCGTGGACCCCTTGCCCCaccccgtgctgaaaccatgcttggttttaggtttagtgagattctcaccataaatactgtCTTTTTGCTGAGTCCTGCCATTTGATGAAGCCATGAACAAATCATGCTCCGTGCTATTTCTCAgacacattttattaataaaaatgttgcagGAAAACTCAAAGTTACCAGAGAAGATATTAAGTAATCCATGAATGTAGCTTCCCCAGCTTAATGACCTCACTAAATCCCCGTACATGGACGGAAATTGATTGGATGCATAAGTTGTAGCCTTATAAGTGGCTTCTTTTGACTAAGGACACgtgttaaaatattaaatagtggATTTTGATGATCCCTTTTGAATCACTTTGGGATTTGGTTTAAAACATTAGGGATTTTAGGCTACCAAAACACCAGTTCCATGTCAACGAAATGTCCAGAtgctaaaaaaagaaacaaaaaaaacttcagtGGACACACTTCAGCTCCTCTGTGTGAACATCACAATGGCCCTGAAGGGTAAAAGCTTGGGGGACcaccctgtgctctttggtACAACCCCTTAGGGGGTCCTGGACTCCAGGTTGGGAACTACTGTTTTATATGATTATAAACTTTACCTCTTGCTGTTCTGCAACAGGATATGAAGTTTACTTCTATCAGCAGAAAGGATTTTAGGATCCACAAGCGACTCCAGAGTGTCCAGTATAACAGGTTCAACATCATTTAGCCGAGTTTGTAAAGTGTTTATCTGTTGACGCAGATACATAAGTACAGATGTACAAGCATATctcattttatctttaaacagAGCTTCAGGCATGTCCTAAATACGAAATAGACCATGCTTAAATATACAGGTGTGTTGTTTTGCTCTGATCTGATCTGTCTCACCTTGTGCTGCAGGATAGCCTCCAATGCTCTGAACTCAAAGGGcagagtgtgtgtctgtgatgcTAGCTGAGGCGCAAGGTCCAGTACCAACCAACGCTCCAGTCCCAGACCACGGAAATCCAACACCAAAAGGTACTGTGGTGTCAGGATGGCTTTCAAAGACTGAGAAGAAACACAGGAAGCACAAAAAATTGCTCTGATCACATCTGATGAAGCGTCACTGAGTATATTTTCATCCCAACACTGAatatcttaaatgtttttttctattttgtttcttcttctttttctacatGTGATTTTGAGCTACTGTGACTGTGCCACACGTGTTTCAAAGCTTTTCATCTCCATAGTTGACTCTGATCTGTAAATATTTGCAGTGAGAGACCTGATCAATGAAATAACAGAccctccatgttttcttttcttttttttttttttaacaaaacaagaGTCAGAGACCCGAAACTAATGCACCAATCAGTATCTGTTCTTGCCACATGGGTCTCCAGCAGCCTTTGGACACAGTCCATATAAACCAGTAGCAGATCAGTGTGTTGCAATCTTACAGCGCAGATAAAGCATTGAAGTCTATCAATACTTTGGGTAACGTACCAAAACTGATGTACATTTGTGCTTTGATTTATTCCTgcttgagtttatttatttgttatgatAACACACTTTTATTGCAGCTTATTGCCTTGAATTTGTAATTTCATGCTTTTTGTCTGACTGCAGGATGGCTGTGAAGTCTCTCTACTTGCTGCTGGTTGTGTTGCATCTCAGCCAGGCCAAAGAACACACTTGTCTTGAATTTGGAAGAAGTTGTGACTCCTGCATCCAGGGAGGCTCAGAGTGTGCTTGGTGTACTGACCCTGATGCTGACATTCACTGTCATAGTCTGAGAGAGCTGAGGAGACTAGGCTGTAGTACAGGATACATTTATAACCCTCAAAGCAGCACTGAGTTAGTCAAGAATGAAAGCAGGTCAGAATCCTAAATTTAAGCTTCTTAGCTAAGTATTCATTGTCGGATGAGAAAAAAAGCCCACAAGTCTGATgatgattaaataataaaagaatggCAGTGTGATCAGTAAAAGAGTTTTTTAATTCTTACACTGAAATCCCAAAGAATTATGCTtctattacattacatttttgcACAGAAACAGACCTGTGGATTTTGTTGGGCATAACctacattaaaatcagtttAGTAGAAATCATACATATTGTTACCAGTAAGAACAGAAAGAAACCTGCAAACCTGCTAAAATATCTCTGAAAAAGCCCAACACAGACATACATAAAATTAATAATGTGATACTGAAGCAGAAGAATACAGTGTTTGGGTACTGATCATCTTCCTTGTAACTTCTGAACATGTAAAGCTCAGTCCTGCAGCCCCAGGAGGTTTCCCTCCATCTGAGACCAGGAGTGAGCCAGTCCTTTTCTCTCACTATGTCCATGCCAACCGACCAGCCCGCAACAGATCTGACTTTGGACACCAGCTATGTGCCTGACGGAGTCAACATCACATTCAGTAGCACGACGAAAGGAAACCCCCTGCTTGTACAGGTCAGAAAAATGCAttcttatatttat
Encoded here:
- the mrs2 gene encoding magnesium transporter MRS2 homolog, mitochondrial isoform X1, producing MAVCVKAVCFGGVEVKLHRLLLAGCMNSFRIQFPGKFHSKRLFSSLCPFPSRLDGTQTLILCSPRTAVYPLKHTVPIGNSKVGLFSRSYSDAHCSQILSASRCLSRRPKSAGMGKKNLLKGGVAWPVSFHRRIVNDAPISSVPPTFVVMKFDQEGNVTSFEKKKTELCQELCLQARDLRFQHSTSLTTRNNCIIIRMASLKAILTPQYLLVLDFRGLGLERWLVLDLAPQLASQTHTLPFEFRALEAILQHKINTLQTRLNDVEPVILDTLESLVDPKILSADRSKLHILLQNSKSLSELETDIKVFKDSLLKILDEDEIIEELCLTKWTDPRVFEESSLGIDHAEEMELLLENYYMQAEELGNKARELKGLIDDSESVIFINLDSHRNVMMRLNLQLTMGSFSLTLFGLIGVAFGMNLTTAFEDDPRAFWLVTGFMFLGSGLIWRRLLSFLGRHLEPSVLPPIPPVWKRNVKPGVR
- the mrs2 gene encoding magnesium transporter MRS2 homolog, mitochondrial isoform X2: MAVCVKAVCFGGVEVKLHRLLLAGCMNSFRIQFPGKFHSKRLFSSLCPFPSRLDGTQTLILCSPRTAVYPLKHTVPIGNSKVGLFSRSYSDAHCSQILSASRCLSRRPKSAGMGKKNLLKGGVAWPVSFHRRIVNDAPISSVPPTFVVMKFDQEGNVTSFEKKKTELCQELCLQARDLRFQHSTSLTTRNNCIIIRMASLKAILTPQYLLVLDFRGLGLERWLVLDLAPQLASQTHTLPFEFRALEAILQHKINTLQTRLNDVEPVILDTLESLVDPKILSADRSKLHILLQNSKSLSELETDIKVFKDSLLKILDEDEIIEELCLTKWTDPRVFEESSLGIDHAEEMELLLENYYMQAEELGNKARELKGLIDDSESVIFINLDSLRWVPSPLLCSV